The following nucleotide sequence is from Psychroserpens sp. Hel_I_66.
TGTATCATCAACATTTCAAGATGTTCTGGAATGGGCTGGACCAAAAGGTTTATTGCGTGATCCAAACTTTAAAATGGCAACAGCCTATTATGATAGTTTTAAAATTACTGCACCAAATAAGGTGAGAATGCGAGCTTGCATAATTGTTGATGAGCCTTTAAATACTGATGGCGACATGTCGTTAGTTACCTTAACAAAAGGATTGCACATCATTGCTCATCACGAGATACATATTGGTGAGTTTGAGCGCGCTTGGACTGAGCTATTTATTTGGATGAATACCAACGGTTACAAAATGCGCAACGAACCGCCTTTTGAAATTTACCACAATGATTTTAACACGCATCCTGAGAAGAAATGCATTGTTTATTTTTATATTCCTGTGGCGTAACTATTGTCAATGCTGCGAATGGAGAGATCTATAATTAAAAAATTCTGCATCAAAAGCGTAATAACAATTGAGTAAGCTCAAAATTTAGTTTTTCAGAAAAAGCAAAACTCAACATTTATTTCCCTACCAAATTCTCAAAATATTGATATAGTTCTCCTTTTGTGATATTGGCTCCCTCTTGGATGAGCTTAAATTTGTCTTGACCTTTATCTTCGGAATATTCTTTTACTGCTGTAAACATTTCAACATGATCAGATAACAGGTTATCCTTAAACCAAGCATAGCCTTCTTTTGTGGTGATGTCGATATCTTTGTTCTTAATTTTTAAGGCTATCAATCGCATTTGCTTTTTTGCGCAATGGAATAAATGCATTTGCTGCGCAGAGATATGTTCTAAATAATTAACTTTAGATAACACGCCTTGCCAAATCAAATCACTAAATACATCCAGTTCTTGTTCTGCAACTTCTGGTTTGTTTGCTTTAATATCTTTCCACTCCTCTGCGGTTATGGATTGCGTTGCTAAAAAATTGATGAATTCTTGGTGTAATTCTTCAAATTGTTCTTTTGTAAGTCTTGAGTATTTCATATTACAAGCTTGATTTCCTAAATGGAGAAATGATTTTTAATTTTAATTTTCCGAAGAAAAACTGAATTGAGCCAGCCTTTGATTTTACACGAATAGGTTGGTTATGAAAAAAGCCTCATTCCGTAAAGGATTGAGGCTTTTTAAAAAATTATTCTTTTAGATTATGCTTCTGCAATAACTTCAAAAGTTAAATCTACAGTTACAGATCTATGTAATCTAATTGCAGCTTCGTACTGTCCTAAACGTTTGATGTTACCACCAACAATAGAGATAAATTTCTTATCTATATCGTGACCTTCGTTTTTAAGTGCGTTTGCTAAATCCATATTGGTTATTGAACCAAATAATTTATCACCAGCAGTTGCACCAGTACCAGCTTTTGCTGTAAGTTTAATATCCAACAATTTGATTGCTTCTGCTGTTTTCTCTGCTTCTGCAATAACTGTTTTCTCTTTGTACTCTCTTTGTTTTAATAATTCTGCCAATGCTTTTTTAGCAGATGACGTTGCCATTACAGCGTGACCATTAGGAATCAAAAAGTTTCTACCATAACCGTTCTTAACAGATACAATATCGTCTTTAAATCCTAAATTATCAACGTCTTGTTTTAATATAAGTTCCATAGTTATTGGTATTTTATTTTAATAAATCTGCTACGTAAGGCATTAGCGCCAAGTGACGTGCTCTCTTTACAGCGACAGATACTTTTCTTTGGTATTTTAATGATGTTCCTGTTAAACGTCTTGGTAAAATTTTACCTTGCTCGTTTACAAAGCCTAATAACCAATCTGCATCTTTGTAATCAACATACTTGATACCAGATTTCTTAAAACGACAGTATTTTTTCGCTTTGCTCGTGTCTATATTTAATGGAGTAAGATATCTAATCTCTCCATCTTTCTTTCCTTTTGCTTGTTGTTCTATTGAAGACATAATTACGCTTTTTGTTTATCTCTGTTTCTTCTCTTTTCTGCCCAAGCAATCGCATGCTTGTCTAATGCTACTGTTAAGTAACGCATAAAACGCTCATCACGTCTAAACTCTACTTCTAATGGAGTGATATGCTCTCCATCTACAGTGTACTCAAATAAGTGGTAGAAACCACTTTTTTTGTTTTGGATTGGGTAAGCTAATTTTTTTAAGCCCCAATTTTCTTTGGCTATCATCTTCGCTCCTCGAGAAACAAGAAAATCTTCGTATTTCTGTACTGTTTCCTTTATCTGATCTTCAGATAAAACGGGATTTAAGATGAAAACAGTTTCATAATGATTCATAAAAATCTATTTTATTGTGTTAAAAATGAGTGCAAAAATAATCATTATTTCTAATTCTGGCAACGTTTTTGTATTTAAAATTCAAGAAGAAAACGATATCTTAAAATTATGTTAAAATTTACGGTTTACCGATGTTTTTTGGTTTTTAACCGAATTTTTCGTACTATTGTCGATATCTTAACCTAAAATACAATAATGTTATGACTTTAAACTGTGTAGTAGTTGATGATTCTGCGATTCAAAGGTTATCCATTGTAAAGTTAATTGAGAATCATAGCTCACTTAACCTTATAGCAGAATACAGTAGCGCATTAGAGACCAAAAACGGACTTAATACCCATAAAGTAGATTTAATCTTCTTGGATATTGAGATGCCTGTACTTAACGGTTTCGAGCTACTCGACGTACTCAACAACAAACCCCAAATTATTTTCGTTACAGGTAAAACTGAATACGCATTTAAAGCTTTTAACTATGACGCAACCGACTATCTACAAAAACCTATTACTAGAGAAAGATTTAACCAATCTGTAGAAAAAGCGCTGGAGCAGCATAAATTAAAGCTAGATTTCAATGAAACTGATGGCGAACACATCTTTGTCAAAAGTAACCTAAAAAAACGTAAGGTTTACATAAAAGATATCAAATGGATCGAAGCCCTCGGTGATTACGTAAAACTCGTTACCGAAGAAAACAGCCTCGTCGTTTTATCTACTATGAAAGCTTTTGAAGCAGAATTGCCAGAAGGCAAATTCTTAAGAATCCATAAATCATATATCGTAAACCTTGATAAGGTGGATAGATTTAACAGTAAAAATGTAGAAGTTGGTGCTTATGAAATACCATTGAGCAGAAATAAGAAAACCCAACTCGTTGACGCATTAAACAATATTTAAGGATGAAATAACATTACATTTCAGTCTTAATTGCCCTAATGACTAACTAACATTTGTTGAAAATCCCACCGCTCAGTGGGATTTTTTATTTACTGTTTTTCTTCGGAAATGGGCTGTACTGCATTATAGTCTTTAAGATAACACCTTTCCCACTAATAATTATCCACATTCAAAATCACACGAATAGGCCTAAAATCCTTCACACTCAAAAAACTAGTGTTGATTTTTAAAATCGCTTCTTTGGTTTTACCCAACGATTGTTTCTGGGGAATCTTAACCAAAATGTGTTTCAAATACTGATTTCTAATTCTTGCCACAGGCGGAAATTCTGGGCCTAGAACATGTTTATCAAAAACAGTTCGCAATGAGCGTGCATACCAATCTGCTCCAACGTCAACTTTTTGATAATCCTTATGCTTCAATGTGATTTTTATCATCCTAAACACTGGCGGATATTTATACACATGACGCTCTCCCAACTGCTCTTCAAACATATCAAAATAGCTATTTGTAGAGACCTGCTGCAAAATTTTATGATATGGGTTATACGTTTGAATCAATACCTTCCCACGTTCTTCCGTTCGTCCTGCCCTACCAGATACTTGAGCCATTAGCTGATAACTACGTTCGTGTGCTCTAAAATCGGGGAAGTTGAGCATATTATCTGCATTCATGATCCCAACAAGCTTAACATTTCTAAAATCTAAACCTTTTGTCAACATCTGTGTACCAACCAAAATATCAATCTCACCTTGTTCTAAAGCAGTTATAATTTTTTCGTAACCGTATTTTCCTCGTGTGGTATCTAGATCCATACGACCTACAACATGGTCTGGAAATAATAATTTTGCCTCCTGCTCTACCTGCTCTGTCCCAAAACCTTTGCTATCCAATTCTACACTACCACAAGCTTCACAGCTTTTTGGCATCACCGAGTTATAACCACAATAATGGCAGCGCAACTGATTTCTATATTGATGAAACGTCAAACTCACATCACAATTAGGACATTGAGGTGCATGACCACAAGAATTACATTCTATGATTGGAGAAAAGCCACGTCGATTTTGAAACAGTATAATTTGATACCCATTTTCTAGTGTTTCGGTCATTTCCTCAATGAGTCGATCACTAAAATGACCTTTCATACGCTTTCGTTTCTGCTTATCTTTAATATCTACAAGCTCTACATCTGGCATCATCACATTGTTGTAACGATGATTTAATTCTACCAAACCATATTTACCTTGCTGTGCATTATAGTAACTTTCTAGACTTGGTGTAGCAGATCCTAAAAGAGTTTTACTTTTGAAGATATTTGCCAACACAATTGCCGAATCTCTTGCGTGATATCTTGGTGCTGGATCAAACTGTTTGTATGACGATTCATGCTCTTCATCTACGATGATTAGTCCAAGATTTTTAAACGGTAATAATACCGAAGAACGCGCTCCCAAAATAATCTGAGCTGTTGGCGAATTATTGAGTACATTGTTCCAAACTTCAACACGTTCGTTTGTGGAATATTTACTGTGATAAACCGCTACCTTTTCTCCAAAATAATTTTGAAGTCGTTCTACCAATTGTGTGGTCAATGCAATTTCTGGTAAGAGATACAAAACTTGTTTCCCCTTTTCTATTTGAGCTTCAATGAGTTTGACATAGACTTCTGTTTTTCCTGAAGAAGTCACTCCATGAATTAATGTAATGTTTTGACTATCAAAACTTTTAGTTATTTCACTTAAAGCTTTTTCTTGATATTCATTTAACTGTTTTGAATCTTCATTCTCGTCGTCATCATACAGAACACGATCCATTTGAATGTGGTATTCTTCAAGAATCCCTTTATCAATTAAACTTTTAATAATAGATGAAGACGCATCACTTTCCGCAGACAAATCAGAAACTTTTATCGGTTTTTTTGTTTGCGCCGAAATAGAAAACAACGTCATAATAACGTCCCTTTGTTTTGGAGCTCTACTCAACTCTTCCATTAAATTTTGTAGGCCATTTTCCGAAGAAAACTGAGCTGTAATTTTAACGTATCTAACTAATTTTGGTTTGTACTTCTCATAGATTTCCTCTTGAACAGAAATGGCGTTTTTCTCCAATAAACGTTTGATAACTGGTAACACATTTTTCTTATCCAAAATGG
It contains:
- the rplI gene encoding 50S ribosomal protein L9 gives rise to the protein MELILKQDVDNLGFKDDIVSVKNGYGRNFLIPNGHAVMATSSAKKALAELLKQREYKEKTVIAEAEKTAEAIKLLDIKLTAKAGTGATAGDKLFGSITNMDLANALKNEGHDIDKKFISIVGGNIKRLGQYEAAIRLHRSVTVDLTFEVIAEA
- the rpsF gene encoding 30S ribosomal protein S6, whose product is MNHYETVFILNPVLSEDQIKETVQKYEDFLVSRGAKMIAKENWGLKKLAYPIQNKKSGFYHLFEYTVDGEHITPLEVEFRRDERFMRYLTVALDKHAIAWAEKRRNRDKQKA
- the rpsR gene encoding 30S ribosomal protein S18, translated to MMSSIEQQAKGKKDGEIRYLTPLNIDTSKAKKYCRFKKSGIKYVDYKDADWLLGFVNEQGKILPRRLTGTSLKYQRKVSVAVKRARHLALMPYVADLLK
- a CDS encoding LytR/AlgR family response regulator transcription factor, whose protein sequence is MTLNCVVVDDSAIQRLSIVKLIENHSSLNLIAEYSSALETKNGLNTHKVDLIFLDIEMPVLNGFELLDVLNNKPQIIFVTGKTEYAFKAFNYDATDYLQKPITRERFNQSVEKALEQHKLKLDFNETDGEHIFVKSNLKKRKVYIKDIKWIEALGDYVKLVTEENSLVVLSTMKAFEAELPEGKFLRIHKSYIVNLDKVDRFNSKNVEVGAYEIPLSRNKKTQLVDALNNI
- a CDS encoding DUF6495 family protein, producing the protein MKYSRLTKEQFEELHQEFINFLATQSITAEEWKDIKANKPEVAEQELDVFSDLIWQGVLSKVNYLEHISAQQMHLFHCAKKQMRLIALKIKNKDIDITTKEGYAWFKDNLLSDHVEMFTAVKEYSEDKGQDKFKLIQEGANITKGELYQYFENLVGK
- the priA gene encoding primosomal protein N', giving the protein MGHFINVILPIPLEKSFTYAITKAEADFLQPGIRVSVPFGKSKIYTALVIDIHTNAPLVYDAKEIHQILDEIPIVTAQQLQHWQWISKYYMCTLGDVMRAALPSAFILESETIITKNDEQVINDTDLKDDEFVVYEALHHQSSLKIQDMMSILDKKNVLPVIKRLLEKNAISVQEEIYEKYKPKLVRYVKITAQFSSENGLQNLMEELSRAPKQRDVIMTLFSISAQTKKPIKVSDLSAESDASSSIIKSLIDKGILEEYHIQMDRVLYDDDENEDSKQLNEYQEKALSEITKSFDSQNITLIHGVTSSGKTEVYVKLIEAQIEKGKQVLYLLPEIALTTQLVERLQNYFGEKVAVYHSKYSTNERVEVWNNVLNNSPTAQIILGARSSVLLPFKNLGLIIVDEEHESSYKQFDPAPRYHARDSAIVLANIFKSKTLLGSATPSLESYYNAQQGKYGLVELNHRYNNVMMPDVELVDIKDKQKRKRMKGHFSDRLIEEMTETLENGYQIILFQNRRGFSPIIECNSCGHAPQCPNCDVSLTFHQYRNQLRCHYCGYNSVMPKSCEACGSVELDSKGFGTEQVEQEAKLLFPDHVVGRMDLDTTRGKYGYEKIITALEQGEIDILVGTQMLTKGLDFRNVKLVGIMNADNMLNFPDFRAHERSYQLMAQVSGRAGRTEERGKVLIQTYNPYHKILQQVSTNSYFDMFEEQLGERHVYKYPPVFRMIKITLKHKDYQKVDVGADWYARSLRTVFDKHVLGPEFPPVARIRNQYLKHILVKIPQKQSLGKTKEAILKINTSFLSVKDFRPIRVILNVDNY